The following DNA comes from Williamwhitmania sp..
TTTAAAGATTTGGAGTTTCAGATTACCTATACCGATTCCAATAGCCCCCTTAAGTCAATTATTCCTCCTGGCCCATTTGTTCGAAATGGTGGGCTTTGCTTCGATTCAAAAGGAAACCTTTGGGTAAACAGCCGTGCTGTAAGCAACATGCTGTCGGTTCTGAAGCCGGATGGCACTTGGGTTACTTTTCCAAAAACAACCGATTTAAACACCGATAGGTTTGGTAAAATGCTCTTTCAGCCGGAGACGGGATATCTATGGATAGTAAACAGTAAACTTGGACTTGCCGTGTACGACCCGGGGAATGACCCCTACAGCTCAGCCGATGACCGATTTACCTCCTTTGGAATGGTTAACTCCGACGGTGTAAACTTGTCCAACGACATTCTTTCGATGGCTGAGGATAGTGATGGCAAAATCTGGCTGGGCACCCAGGAGGGTGTTGAGGTAATCTATAACCCATCGGTCGTTTTTAGCCAAACAGTAACAGCCCAACAAATTAAAGTTCCCATTGAAATTGCCGGACAAGCTGGCTACCTTCTACAAAGCGATGCCGTGTCGGCAATCGCAGTAGACGGTGCAAACCGAAAATGGTTTGGAACCAGCCGAAGCGGCGCCTTTCTTCAATCGGCTGATGGGGTAACTCAGGTGCTTGCTTTTAATAAAGACAATAGCCCCCTGCCCTCCAACAATATATTGGACATAACCATTGATCAAAAGACTGGGGAGGTTTTTTTTATCACCGACCATGGTGTGGTAAGCTATCGCGGCAATGCAATAGCTGGTAGCGACGATTTCGGAAAGATTTACGCGTTCCCAAATCCTGTTCGGGATAATTTTAGGGGCGTAATTACCATAGCTGGCTTAATGGCAAACTCCACCGTAAAAATTACCGACATCAACGGCTTTCTGATATTTGAGGGCGTTTCGTTGGGTGGTGAGATTCAGTGGGACGGAAAAAATCTTAATGGTCAGCGGGTAAGTACGGGAGTTTACCTCATCTTTTGTTCCGACCCCACCGGTGTGGTAACAAAAACAAGCAAGCTGCTTTTTATTCATTAAACCAGATGCCTGAATTTGAAAAACTTCGAGGGTTGGTGCTTTCCGGAGTAAGGTATGGGGAAACAAGCCTGATTGTTCACATCTATACCGATAGGCTGGGTCGTCAGAGTTTTATGGTGAATGGCGCTGCGCGTAAAGGGAAGCGACCGGGTAAGTTGGCCCTTTTTCAGCCGCTGTCGTTGCTCACCATTGTTGCCTCGCTGCCCCGAAAAGGTTCACTGCTTCGAATTAAGGAGGTAGCCTCGCCCTCTTCTGGCTTGTATACCAATTCTGACCTGCGCAAGGGAGCCATTGCCGTTTTTCTGGCCGAGGTGCTGCACAAAACCCTGAGGGAGGAGGAACCCAACCCTGAACTCTTCAATTTTCTTTGGAATTCGGTGGAGCTGCTCGATGCGGCCGAGAGCGGCATTGCCAATTTTCACCTTGTATTCATGGCGCAGCTTTCGCGCTACTTGGGATTCTATCCCGTAATTGCCGCCGATGACTCTTCCACCATCTTTTTCGACATTAAAAATGGGCGGTTTCAAGACACGCTACCAGCCCATCCCATTG
Coding sequences within:
- the recO gene encoding DNA repair protein RecO, which translates into the protein MPEFEKLRGLVLSGVRYGETSLIVHIYTDRLGRQSFMVNGAARKGKRPGKLALFQPLSLLTIVASLPRKGSLLRIKEVASPSSGLYTNSDLRKGAIAVFLAEVLHKTLREEEPNPELFNFLWNSVELLDAAESGIANFHLVFMAQLSRYLGFYPVIAADDSSTIFFDIKNGRFQDTLPAHPIVLPAQLSRLMLKVFQTSLSGIDQLQLNRDLRNQLADGLVDYYQHHHEGVGNIKSLAVLKEVFA